A portion of the Apis mellifera strain DH4 linkage group LG6, Amel_HAv3.1, whole genome shotgun sequence genome contains these proteins:
- the LOC724309 gene encoding uncharacterized protein LOC724309 produces MDPTLQKHGAKHIYKVPEGLRELCSDISREVLRSQPINILAFIAEYVDTLLITRENTKIAVKVVNNILLGSEAILSILYRAGFSLEQVAVAAPRIQKVFRSYLDAMDLRPLICDEAICEEKSKISIRNILEATGATPEEAEQASVIIQAAFRGHYERMSLSEAQGKIQWQRAVVNTLDILKKAGATQVEIGKAARHVKFAYRGYYNRRNQKIDPLEDEPLKKDERILEPVEAFQAVAWMDVMYEDSGLEMQKAHEAARIIQNAYKKYRARKRKYDLQQMETTSTMVADAVVDKVHQKIFEKITARKDIPEEYGTREEMMYMSTKFQVAFKEQMKMSRLVKKLPDDEEEGEGEEEEEEGEEEEQNIEIIRPKYRPNPIEPKIKIKNPPIYVEESLTEDEDIAPSEITEKSTTEPLTTSPELQSELETDRPDLPEDEKMFELEEDEKEKGSSKKEVM; encoded by the exons atggaccCGACACTTCAAAAGCACGGAGCTAAGCACATATACAAAGTACCGGAAGGACTACGAGAATTGTGCAGCGACATTTCACGGGAa GTTCTTCGCTCGCAACCGATCAACATTCTCGCCTTTATCGCCGAATACGTGGACACTCTTCTGATCACGCGCGAGAATACAAAAA TTGCAGTCAAAGTCGTAAACAATATTCTACTCGGAAGCGAGGCAATTCTGAGCATACTTTACCGGGCTGGTTTCAGTTTGGAGCAAGTGGCGGTCGCCGCTCCACGGAttcaa aaagTATTCCGCTCGTACCTGGACGCGATGGATTTGCGACCGTTGATATGCGACG AAGCAATTTGCGAGGAGAAATCCAagatatcgattcgaaatattttagaagCAACAGGAGCAACGCCCGAAGAAGCGGAGCAAGCTTCCGTAATAATACAA GCTGCGTTCCGTGGCCACTACGAAAGGATGTCTTTAAGCGAGGCTCAAGGAAAGATTCAATGGCAAAGAGCGGTGGTGAACACATTGGATATTCTGAAGAAGGCTGGTGCTACGCAAGTGGAAATCGGTAAAGCCGCAAGACACGTGAAA tTTGCCTATCGGGGATACTACAACAGAAGGAATCAGAAGATCGACCCTC TGGAAGACGAGCCTCTCAAGAAGGATGAACGTATACTGGAGCCTGTGGAGGCTTTCCAAGCGGTCGCCTGGATGGACGTGATGTACGAAGATTCTGGATTAGAAATGCAAAAGGCCCACGAAGCTGCTAGAATTATTCAA AAcgcttataaaaaatatcgtgcAAGAAAACGAAAGTACGATTTGCAACAAATGGAGACGACGTCAACAATGGTCGCTGATGCCGTTGTCGACAAAGTGCATCagaagatttttgaaaagataacCGCCCGCAAAGATATCCCCGAAGAGTATGGCACTCGGGAGGAGATGATGTATATGAGTACGAAATTTCAAGTAGCTTTCAAAGAGCAAATGAAGATGTCACGTTTAGTAAAAA AATTGCCGGATGACgaagaggaaggggagggcgaagaggaagaagaagaaggagaggaagaag AACAAAACATAGAGATAATTAGACCTAAATACCGTCCGAACCCGATCGAAccaaagataaaaatcaaaaatcccCCGATTTACGTGGAAGAATCATTGACAGAGGACGAGGATATTGCCCCGTCAGAGATCACCGAAAAATCAACCACGGAACCATTGACCACCAGCCCGGAATTGCAATCGGAACTGGAAACGGATCGTCCAGATTTACCCGAGGATgagaaaa TGTTCGAGCTGGAAgaggatgaaaaagaaaagggaagcagcaagaaagagg